From one Candidatus Chlorobium masyuteum genomic stretch:
- a CDS encoding nucleoside deaminase translates to MLDFTWCMELAFREAIKAFEKKEVPVGAVIIDSNGHIIGRGYNQVESLCDATAHAEMIALTSAMATIGNKYLEDCTLAVTMEPCPMCAGAIVNAKVGRVVFGAYDPKMGASGTVMNITGCQQLNHQPEVYGGIMENKCRTLLQDFFRELRKKP, encoded by the coding sequence ATGCTCGATTTTACCTGGTGTATGGAACTTGCGTTCCGTGAGGCGATCAAAGCGTTTGAAAAGAAGGAAGTTCCTGTCGGAGCGGTGATCATTGACAGTAACGGTCACATTATCGGAAGGGGATACAATCAGGTGGAATCACTTTGTGATGCAACCGCGCATGCTGAAATGATTGCCCTGACCTCGGCTATGGCTACGATAGGAAACAAGTACCTTGAAGATTGTACTCTTGCCGTTACCATGGAGCCCTGCCCCATGTGTGCGGGAGCTATTGTCAATGCAAAGGTAGGGAGAGTTGTTTTCGGGGCCTATGACCCGAAAATGGGTGCATCCGGTACGGTGATGAATATAACAGGATGTCAGCAACTTAATCATCAACCGGAAGTTTACGGCGGGATTATGGAGAACAAGTGCCGAACCCTCCTGCAGGATTTTTTCAGGGAGCTGCGTAAAAAGCCCTAA
- the sucC gene encoding ADP-forming succinate--CoA ligase subunit beta: protein MNIHEYQGKDILRKFGVAVPKGIVAYSPEEAKTAAEQLFEELSCPVVVVKAQIHAGGRGKAGGVKLAKSAEEAFDIAQQLIGLTLVTHQTGPEGKEVRRLLVEEGMNIEKEFYVGITLDRATSQNVLMVSTEGGMEIEKVAEETPEKLLKIQIDPLYGMQGFQAREAAFFLGLEGEQFRNAVNFISALYKAYTSIDAAIAEINPLVVTKEGKVLALDAKINFDDNALYRHKEFIELRDISEEDPFEVEASKSNLNYVRLDGNVGCMVNGAGLAMATMDMIQLAGGKPANFLDVGGSASPQTVEEGFKIILSDKNVKAILVNIFGGIVRCDRVAGGIIEAATKIGLHLPVIVRLEGTNAPIAQKMLDDSGLNLISANGLRDAAQKVNKALSMA from the coding sequence ATGAACATTCATGAATATCAAGGCAAGGATATCCTGAGAAAATTCGGGGTTGCCGTACCGAAAGGAATTGTTGCCTATTCCCCGGAAGAAGCAAAAACCGCTGCCGAGCAGCTCTTTGAGGAGTTGAGTTGTCCGGTGGTTGTTGTAAAAGCACAGATTCATGCAGGCGGAAGAGGTAAGGCCGGAGGAGTCAAACTTGCCAAGTCAGCAGAAGAGGCATTTGACATAGCACAGCAGCTGATCGGACTGACACTGGTCACCCATCAGACCGGACCCGAGGGAAAAGAGGTCAGAAGGCTGCTTGTTGAAGAGGGTATGAATATTGAAAAGGAGTTTTATGTCGGCATTACCCTTGACCGCGCAACATCGCAGAATGTTCTGATGGTTTCAACCGAGGGTGGTATGGAGATCGAGAAAGTTGCCGAAGAGACCCCTGAAAAACTCCTGAAAATCCAGATTGACCCGCTTTACGGTATGCAGGGATTCCAGGCACGTGAGGCTGCATTTTTCCTTGGACTTGAAGGCGAGCAGTTCCGCAATGCGGTCAACTTTATATCGGCACTCTACAAGGCCTACACCTCGATTGATGCGGCAATTGCTGAAATAAACCCGCTCGTTGTTACCAAAGAGGGTAAGGTACTCGCACTTGACGCAAAGATCAATTTTGATGACAATGCACTCTACCGCCATAAAGAGTTTATTGAACTGCGCGATATCAGCGAAGAGGATCCGTTTGAAGTTGAAGCTTCAAAATCCAATCTCAACTATGTACGCCTTGACGGCAATGTAGGCTGTATGGTCAACGGCGCAGGCCTTGCCATGGCAACCATGGACATGATCCAGCTTGCCGGAGGAAAACCTGCAAACTTCCTTGATGTAGGTGGTTCGGCAAGCCCCCAGACGGTAGAAGAGGGGTTCAAGATCATTCTGAGCGACAAAAATGTCAAAGCAATACTCGTCAATATTTTCGGCGGCATTGTCCGTTGCGACCGTGTAGCGGGCGGCATTATTGAAGCCGCAACAAAAATCGGCCTGCATCTGCCGGTCATTGTGCGCCTTGAGGGCACCAACGCCCCAATAGCCCAGAAAATGCTTGATGACTCGGGGCTGAATCTCATTTCAGCCAACGGCCTTCGCGATGCGGCCCAGAAGGTCAACAAGGCACTCTCCATGGCCTGA